The following coding sequences lie in one Silene latifolia isolate original U9 population chromosome 5, ASM4854445v1, whole genome shotgun sequence genomic window:
- the LOC141657914 gene encoding wall-associated receptor kinase 5-like codes for MRQERSYHTGCMSVCDTIHDVVANGTCKDLGCCTTPVPEGVTNITIEAQSFAQHKDGIGFNPCGSAFVVEKNNFNFSIGNLTKVPNKPGQLPVVFDWMIGTEICSIAQARGKSLCKGNSTCDDSSIDVGYRCKCKDGYFGNPYLPNGCNDVDECADQGLNNCKKQEYCINTNGGFSCRCPKGFHGDGTKTGTCISYRRETSSTSFKVSVGVGGLIIASIMLAFVLFWQRERKRLRIARQSFFTQNGGHLLHQRLSSGRDVSVEMLEIFTIEELEKATNKYNDNNIIGKGGFGVVYKGTLDNNQVVAIKRSLKVDSAQTEQFINEVVVLSRLNNRHVVKLLGCCLETELPLLVYEFIDNGTLHEHLHNERKVFLLKWDMRLKIASQVAEVLSYLHTTISIPIIHRDIKSTNILLDRNYMAKVADFGASRLVPMDQAHLATMVIGTCGYLDPEYLQTSELTQKSDVYSFGVVLVELFTREYAVSSNRPENERCLANFFLMKLKEDRFLEIIDKTIVSEEMLEQVKEVANLAQWCMRLKGDERPTMKEVAAELERIRGRVRSQPLSMVNQYDNDVYLHGESSRRGEQSDHKGSTSMESCNSQISSLLASLEYGR; via the exons atGCGTCAAGAACGATCATACCATACAGGATGTATGTCAGTATGTGACACAATCCATGACGTTGTTGCGAATGGAACGTGTAAAGATCTCGGTTGTTGTACTACTCCGGTCCCTGAGGGTGTGACCAATATTACGATTGAGGCTCAAAGTTTTGCTCAACATAAGGATGGTATAGGGTTTAATCCTTGTGGTTCTGCCTTCGTCGTTGAAAAGAATAATTTCAATTTTAGTATTGGTAACTTGACTAAGGTGCCCAATAAGCCGGGACAGCtcccggttgtttttgattggaTGATTGGAACCGAGATTTGCTCGATAGCTCAAGCAAGAGGGAAATCTTTGTGTAAGGGAAATAGTACTTGTGATGATTCGAGTATTGATGTTGGATATCGATGCAAGTGTAAAGATGGATACTTTGGCAATCCATACTTACCTAATGGCTGCAACG ACGTGGATGAGTGTGCTGATCAAGGGCTCAACAATTGTAAAAAGCAAGAATATTGCATCAACACTAATGGCGGTTTTAGTTGTCGTTGCCCTAAGGGGTTCCATGGCGATGGCACAAAGACGGGTACTTGTATTTCTTATCGGAGGGAAACATCATCAACTTCATTCAAGGTCTCGGTTG GTGTTGGAGGTCTCATTATCGCTTCAATAATGCTAGCATTCGTGCTTTTTTGGCAACGCGAGAGAAAACGCCTAAGGATAGCTCGACAAAGCTTCTTCACACAAAATGGTGGTCACTTATTGCATCAAAGGCTCTCTTCTGGAAGAGACGTATCAGTTGAAATGCTCGAAATATTCACCATTGAAGAACTCGAAAAGGCAACTAACAAATACAATGACAATAATATCATAGGCAAGGGCGGATTTGGCGTAGTATACAAAGGAACCTTAGATAACAATCAAGTAGTTGCCATCAAGAGGTCCCTCAAAGTAGACTCGGCCCAAACCGAGCAATTCATTAATGAAGTCGTTGTATTGTCTCGATTGAATAACCGGCATGTGGTGAAGCTCTTAGGGTGTTGTCTTGAGACCGAGTTACCATTACTTGTGTACGAGTTTATCGACAATGGAACATTACATGAACACTTGCATAATGAAAGGAAGGTGTTTCTTCTTAAGTGGGATATGAGGCTTAAAATCGCGTCACAAGTGGCCGAGGTTTTATCCTATTTGCACACCACAATTTCGATACCTATAATTCACAGAGACATCAAGTCTACCAATATTCTCCTAGACCGGAATTACATGGCCAAAGTAGCCGATTTTGGAGCATCAAGGTTGGTTCCAATGGATCAAGCTCATTTAGCCACCATGGTTATAGGAACATGTGGTTATTTGGATCCTGAGTACTTACAAACAAGTGAACTGACCCAAAAGAGCGATGTCTACAGCTTTGGAGTTGTTCTGGTCGAACTTTTTACTAGAGAATATGCAGTTTCTTCTAATAGACCGGAAAATGAGAGATGCCTAGCCAACTTCTTTCTAATGAAATTGAAGGAAGATCGCTTTCTCGAGATCATTGACAAAACAATAGTAAGTGAAGAAATGTTGGAGCAAGTAAAAGAAGTAGCTAATCTTGCTCAATGGTGCATGAGATTAAAGGGTGATGAGAGACCAACTATGAAGGAAGTTGCGGCCGAGCTAGAAAGAATAAGAGGAAGGGTTCGATCACAACCGTTGAGTATGGTGAACCAATACGACAATGATGTATACTTGCACGGTGAGTCGTCGAGACGAGGGGAACAAAGTGATCATAAGGGAAGTACATCCATGGAGTCTTGTAATAGCCAGATTAGTAGCCTTTTGGCATCCTTAGAATATGGTAGATGA
- the LOC141656884 gene encoding acidic endochitinase SP2-like: MSQMTFTLKQTIVTLILAILISSFPISLFAQNCGCDPSLCCSQYGYCGSGDAYCGTGCRSGPCNTPSGAPIGSSGVSVSDVVTQSFFDGIISQAGDSCPGKNFYTRDAFLNAISSYPDFGTTGSSDDSKREIAAFFANVAHETGRFCSTEENNGAATNDAYCDTTNTQYPCVAGKKYYGRGPIQLSWNFNYGPAGQSIGFDGLNNPEIVANDVVTSFKTALWFWMNNVHSVLNQGFGATIRAINGDLECNGKNQAEANDRIQLYQQYCQDFGVDPGQNLSC, encoded by the exons ATGTCACAAATGACATTTACACTAAAGCAAACCATAGTCACATTAATTTTAGCCATTTTAATTTCTTCATTTCCCATATCATTATTTGCTCAAAATTGTGGGTGCGACCCGAGCCTATGTTGTAGCCAATACGGGTACTGTGGCTCGGGAGACGCCTATTGTGGTACCGGATGTAGGTCCGGTCCTTGTAACACACCATCCGGTGCACCTATTGGGAGTAGTGGCGTATCAGTATCGGATGTCGTGACTCAATCGTTTTTCGATGGGATTATTAGCCAAGCCGGGGATTCTTGTCCTGGAAAAAACTTTTATACAAGAGATGCATTTCTTAATGCTATTTCGAGTTATCCGGATTTTGGTACGACCGGTTCTAGTGATGACTCGAAAAGGGAAATCGCCGCCTTTTTTGCCAATGTCGCTCATGAAACTGGAC GGTTTTGTAGCACAGAGGAGAACAATGGCGCAGCAACAAACGACGCATATTGCGATACAACCAACACGCAATACCCGTGTGTGGCAGGCAAGAAATATTACGGAAGAGGTCCGATTCAACTGTCATGGAACTTCAACTACGGTCCAGCCGGACAATCAATTGGATTCGACGGACTAAACAACCCGGAAATTGTAGCTAATGATGTTGTTACTTCGTTTAAGACGGCCTTATGGTTTTGGATGAACAACGTACATTCAGTGTTGAACCAGGGATTCGGAGCTACGATACGAGCTATTAATGGTGATCTTGAATGTAATGGGAAAAATCAGGCTGAAGCTAATGATCGCATTCAGTTATATCAGCAGTATTGTCAAGATTTCGGAGTCGATCCTGGTCAAAATCTTTCTTGTTAG